Proteins from a single region of Acidianus ambivalens:
- a CDS encoding DUF929 family protein: MLKRRLVESFLIMAILVGVASSAYLLSQTHPTTAQPNYLKDAQWVPPSAVKPGEWVKVTNQDFAPVNKTEVFLDGWIGCHVAAMDSWLIFYVLSHYGFNFTYEFHTSDPYRTPPNVPGLIFEGYKAPKNSPIIFDWIYMYNQYLNEALLPTPQPMNYSISNTIAIYYGLMELKEFAPQWVYNIAVTYNVPIVGQYKSPPHVVTMLIVTGPNGTWLLLGPSYPPSAIDKLTPEEVMEELITQSNPELMKAIYQFWQILNESMGKPSVAVSVCVQAEEITSYLHGFGFTTYYYPCNYPKEATGPSCWIMYANSECRNPVFSGDLNTSWIYQQMNAFQYGNITAWEEDIKLLGSEFGSGYEQAAGDAVGPSFANGIVYVGSDSGQLYAINAYTGKAVWILTTPAAVIMSEPVVYHGLVYVGLGPATFTYEQGKLNAYGGGHRGLYTGLTGLLAVNASTGVPKWLFLTKSQAMPTPVAYNGMVIFDDGDGNVYALNAPNGQLIWNYSYDGSANMASLNLYIGKGYALVITAFSPGYPVNMSAIIALYANNGTPAYIIKVPFAYGSSVGDAVPAIYGCYLVDSFMGYPIYHGVYLNQIYVRQVLLVANVTNGKIIYVENITGYGHPGDDNNGFSPLVYNGIIYVPSHINRTVAAFNLSTGKLIWVSPKLYHASLADQPVYYDGYIIVPDFDHIAVLNATTGQLVNKYYVGVDLGKDQPVIVGNDLIDSSIFGYIIAVPLCLVL; this comes from the coding sequence ATGCTAAAAAGAAGATTAGTTGAAAGTTTCCTAATCATGGCAATATTAGTTGGAGTAGCCTCAAGTGCCTATTTATTGTCCCAGACTCATCCAACTACTGCACAGCCTAACTATCTTAAAGACGCGCAATGGGTTCCTCCATCTGCAGTGAAGCCTGGAGAATGGGTTAAGGTAACTAATCAAGATTTCGCTCCAGTAAATAAGACAGAGGTATTCTTAGATGGATGGATAGGTTGCCACGTAGCAGCTATGGATTCATGGCTAATATTTTATGTTCTATCTCATTATGGTTTTAATTTTACATATGAATTTCATACTTCAGATCCTTATAGAACTCCGCCTAATGTTCCAGGGTTAATATTTGAAGGATATAAGGCTCCAAAGAATTCACCAATAATTTTCGATTGGATCTATATGTATAATCAATATTTAAATGAAGCTTTATTGCCTACTCCACAACCTATGAATTACAGTATAAGTAACACTATTGCAATATATTATGGATTAATGGAACTTAAGGAATTTGCGCCCCAATGGGTTTACAATATTGCAGTAACTTATAACGTACCTATAGTTGGCCAATATAAATCACCACCTCACGTAGTCACGATGTTAATAGTCACTGGACCTAATGGGACATGGCTATTGCTAGGTCCTTCATATCCTCCAAGTGCTATAGATAAATTGACTCCAGAAGAGGTAATGGAAGAGTTAATAACACAAAGTAATCCTGAGCTAATGAAGGCCATCTATCAGTTTTGGCAAATACTGAATGAGTCAATGGGCAAACCTTCAGTTGCAGTCTCTGTCTGCGTCCAAGCTGAGGAAATAACCAGTTACTTACACGGTTTCGGATTTACAACTTATTACTATCCCTGCAATTATCCTAAGGAGGCTACTGGACCATCGTGTTGGATTATGTATGCAAACAGTGAATGTAGAAATCCAGTTTTCTCTGGTGATCTTAATACATCTTGGATATATCAACAAATGAATGCCTTCCAATATGGAAACATAACTGCTTGGGAAGAGGATATTAAGCTTTTAGGCTCTGAATTTGGCTCTGGTTATGAGCAGGCAGCTGGAGACGCCGTAGGTCCGTCATTTGCTAATGGAATAGTATATGTAGGTTCAGATAGTGGACAATTATATGCTATAAATGCATATACTGGGAAGGCAGTATGGATCTTAACTACTCCAGCAGCAGTAATAATGTCAGAGCCAGTAGTTTATCATGGTTTAGTTTACGTAGGTCTTGGTCCGGCAACATTTACCTATGAACAAGGTAAGCTAAACGCCTATGGAGGAGGCCATAGAGGTTTATATACTGGATTAACCGGGTTATTAGCAGTTAATGCGTCTACTGGCGTACCTAAGTGGTTATTCTTAACAAAATCTCAAGCAATGCCTACTCCAGTAGCATATAACGGTATGGTAATATTTGATGATGGAGATGGAAACGTTTACGCATTAAATGCACCTAATGGCCAGTTAATTTGGAATTATTCATATGATGGTAGTGCTAACATGGCAAGCTTAAATCTCTATATAGGTAAAGGATATGCATTAGTAATAACTGCATTTTCTCCAGGATATCCAGTTAATATGTCTGCTATAATTGCATTATACGCAAATAATGGAACTCCTGCATACATAATTAAGGTGCCTTTTGCTTATGGATCTTCTGTAGGAGATGCAGTACCGGCAATTTATGGTTGCTATTTAGTTGACAGCTTTATGGGATATCCAATATACCATGGAGTATACTTAAATCAAATATATGTTAGACAAGTACTATTAGTAGCAAACGTAACTAACGGTAAAATAATATATGTAGAGAATATAACAGGATATGGTCATCCTGGAGATGACAATAACGGATTTAGTCCATTAGTGTATAATGGCATAATTTATGTTCCTTCGCACATTAATAGAACAGTAGCTGCTTTCAATCTATCCACTGGAAAATTAATATGGGTCTCACCAAAACTTTATCATGCGTCGCTAGCTGATCAGCCAGTATACTATGATGGTTATATAATAGTTCCAGACTTCGATCACATAGCAGTACTTAACGCTACTACCGGTCAATTAGTTAATAAGTACTACGTAGGTGTAGATTTAGGTAAAGACCAGCCAGTGATTGTAGGAAATGATTTAATAGATTCGTCAATATTTGGATATATTATAGCAGTTCCACTATGTCTAGTTCTATAA
- a CDS encoding carboxypeptidase M32: MLEDILEEYKKAWALGHALALMGWDLETYMPQEGSKYRGEATAQLITLRRNEIMKLAEKVDRIDESKLDDKERGIIRVLRREIKYYRAVPKEIDEELARLTSEAFIAWSKARNESIFSIFKPYLEKIVDLKRKIAESLGYEKHPYNALLDLYEEGFTVDDADKVFSSLLPELKTILEKILSSGYYPTHHPLEDMTYDVEVMKKVNDEIINILEMPRSKFRIDISPHPFTQRISADDVRITTRYEGKDFRATMFSVIHESGHAIYELQIDPSLEMTPVGQGVSMGVHESQSRFWENIIGRSREFVGIIYPLLKRFLDLKYDEEEIYKYFNVVRPSLIRVDADEVTYNLHIAIRYEIEKRLIAGELKVDEIPPLWNDLSEKYLGIRPKNDAEGVLQDVHWSGGSFGYFPTYTLGNIIAGMIYAKFNVLEKVRERKFNEIKEYLREKIHKYGAIYPPKVLLTRSFGDAYNPEYFIKYLREKYLSK; encoded by the coding sequence ATGCTTGAAGATATTTTAGAAGAATACAAAAAAGCTTGGGCATTAGGTCACGCTTTAGCATTAATGGGTTGGGATCTTGAAACATACATGCCGCAAGAAGGATCAAAATATAGAGGAGAAGCAACAGCACAGCTCATTACACTAAGAAGGAATGAAATAATGAAACTTGCGGAAAAAGTGGATAGAATAGATGAGAGTAAGCTTGACGATAAAGAAAGAGGAATTATACGCGTATTACGGAGAGAAATAAAATATTATAGAGCGGTACCCAAGGAGATTGACGAAGAATTAGCTAGGCTAACTTCTGAAGCTTTCATAGCCTGGTCAAAAGCAAGAAATGAATCAATTTTCTCAATATTTAAACCATATTTAGAAAAAATTGTGGATCTAAAAAGAAAGATTGCCGAAAGCTTAGGTTACGAGAAACACCCTTATAATGCACTATTAGACCTTTATGAAGAAGGTTTTACAGTTGATGATGCTGACAAAGTATTTTCTTCATTATTACCAGAATTAAAGACCATATTGGAGAAAATCTTGTCCTCTGGTTATTATCCTACACATCATCCGCTAGAAGATATGACTTATGATGTAGAAGTAATGAAAAAAGTAAATGATGAGATAATAAATATTCTAGAAATGCCTAGAAGTAAATTTAGAATTGATATTTCGCCCCATCCATTTACACAAAGAATTTCTGCAGACGACGTTAGGATAACAACTAGATATGAAGGAAAAGACTTCAGAGCTACTATGTTTTCAGTAATACACGAGAGCGGACACGCAATATATGAGCTGCAGATAGATCCAAGCTTGGAAATGACTCCAGTAGGACAAGGAGTTTCAATGGGAGTGCACGAATCTCAATCAAGATTTTGGGAAAATATAATAGGTAGAAGTAGAGAATTCGTAGGAATCATTTACCCATTATTAAAGAGGTTCCTTGACTTAAAATACGATGAAGAAGAAATTTATAAATACTTTAACGTAGTAAGGCCAAGTTTAATAAGAGTAGATGCAGACGAAGTTACCTATAACCTACACATAGCAATTAGGTATGAAATAGAAAAAAGGCTAATTGCAGGAGAACTAAAAGTTGACGAAATACCACCTTTGTGGAACGACTTAAGTGAAAAGTACTTAGGAATAAGACCTAAAAACGATGCTGAAGGTGTGTTACAAGATGTACACTGGAGTGGAGGAAGTTTTGGTTATTTCCCTACTTACACATTAGGTAACATAATTGCAGGCATGATATACGCAAAGTTTAATGTTCTAGAAAAAGTTAGAGAAAGGAAATTTAATGAAATCAAAGAGTATTTAAGAGAAAAAATTCATAAATATGGAGCAATATATCCTCCTAAAGTTCTCTTAACTAGATCATTTGGAGATGCATACAATCCTGAGTACTTCATAAAATACTTAAGAGAAAAATACCTAAGTAAATAA
- a CDS encoding ACT domain-containing protein gives MENAIVVVVGADKPGIVAGISSKLAEENVNIVDISQTVLRGIFAMIMLVDISKSKVPLSELRKELQQKGKELNVEVLVYHEEVFKYMERI, from the coding sequence ATGGAAAATGCTATTGTAGTCGTTGTAGGAGCAGATAAGCCTGGAATAGTTGCAGGAATTTCGTCTAAACTTGCTGAAGAGAATGTGAATATAGTTGATATTTCACAGACAGTATTAAGAGGAATATTTGCAATGATAATGCTTGTAGATATATCAAAGAGTAAAGTTCCCTTGTCGGAACTTAGAAAGGAGTTGCAACAAAAGGGAAAAGAACTTAATGTTGAAGTCCTAGTTTATCACGAGGAAGTTTTTAAATACATGGAGAGGATATAA
- a CDS encoding DUF711 family protein, with translation MKYSADEIIEVVRMLSEEDLDIRSATLSVNTLPLISDDVNKTLEKFNSLNPILEKFSYSVDKVSEKYGVKIVTKRVAVSPVQYFLEVLAESDGIKIGEKLEELAEKNGIDYISGYSAFADRGFTKGSLSVINTLAEVMNSTRRLTGMINAASTFSGLNSDAVKKFVDQIFSMKPEASSRVSILSNVPPDSPFVPSAHHGIGMPDMMINVAVSGPGVIENAIKRSSPSSLEELHDVIKRSAFKISRLGELIGKAVSKEIGVPFGSVDLSLAPSPKVGDSVAGIIEAMGIEKIGGHGSLSALAILMDAIKKGGSMATSHVGGLSSAFIPVSEDSIMAERALEGYVDFFTLLALSSVCNSGIDMVGVSKKQGKDKVIGLIMDVLSLGITLNKILGVRVIPVDSEPGTVIDLGGLLGKVVVMRLKDVSVERFTSLNGFIPNTIKRLEAG, from the coding sequence ATGAAATATTCTGCAGACGAAATAATTGAAGTTGTGAGAATGCTAAGCGAAGAAGACCTAGACATAAGGTCGGCTACGTTAAGTGTAAATACTTTACCCCTAATTTCTGACGACGTTAATAAAACTCTGGAAAAATTTAATTCTCTTAATCCTATCTTAGAAAAATTTTCATATTCTGTGGATAAAGTGAGCGAAAAATATGGGGTAAAAATAGTTACAAAAAGAGTAGCAGTTTCTCCTGTACAGTATTTTCTAGAGGTACTTGCAGAAAGCGACGGGATAAAAATAGGCGAAAAACTTGAAGAGCTTGCAGAGAAAAATGGAATAGATTATATAAGCGGTTACTCAGCATTTGCTGATAGAGGATTTACTAAAGGCTCTTTATCTGTCATAAATACTCTGGCAGAAGTTATGAACTCTACAAGAAGGTTAACTGGAATGATAAATGCAGCATCAACTTTCTCAGGATTAAATTCAGATGCTGTAAAGAAGTTCGTTGATCAAATTTTTAGTATGAAACCTGAGGCATCTTCTAGGGTCTCAATACTATCTAACGTTCCGCCTGATAGCCCTTTTGTTCCATCTGCTCATCACGGCATTGGAATGCCAGACATGATGATAAACGTTGCCGTAAGCGGGCCAGGAGTAATTGAAAATGCAATAAAGAGAAGTTCTCCTTCTTCGCTAGAGGAGTTGCACGACGTAATAAAGAGGTCTGCGTTTAAAATAAGCAGGCTTGGGGAATTAATAGGTAAGGCAGTCTCCAAGGAGATTGGAGTACCTTTCGGCTCTGTAGATCTTTCCCTAGCTCCATCCCCTAAGGTTGGTGATAGCGTTGCTGGAATAATTGAAGCAATGGGTATAGAAAAGATTGGAGGACATGGAAGTTTGTCAGCGTTAGCGATTTTAATGGACGCGATAAAAAAAGGTGGCTCAATGGCAACTTCCCACGTAGGAGGGTTAAGCTCAGCGTTTATTCCAGTTAGTGAAGATTCTATTATGGCTGAGAGAGCACTAGAAGGTTATGTTGACTTCTTTACATTACTTGCTTTATCTTCTGTTTGTAATAGTGGTATTGATATGGTAGGGGTCAGTAAAAAGCAAGGAAAGGATAAAGTTATTGGATTAATTATGGATGTACTTTCTTTAGGTATAACTTTAAATAAGATTCTTGGGGTTAGAGTAATTCCAGTAGATAGCGAGCCTGGGACTGTGATTGATTTAGGAGGACTTCTAGGGAAAGTTGTAGTAATGAGGCTAAAGGATGTAAGTGTTGAAAGATTTACTTCGCTTAATGGATTTATACCGAATACGATAAAAAGGTTAGAAGCTGGTTAG
- a CDS encoding glycosyltransferase family 4 protein, protein MDIIFINHRDPFHPNAGGAENVIYEIGKRLKEVTWLSEKVKGRPDSEYIDGIKIVRKGNKFTLHFYSLIEAKRHEIVIDSVAHAVPFFSYLVNDKAIALVHHVHQDVVKFELNPILAEVVRLAERRIRNYKYIISVSNTTKQDLIKKLRVDENKITVIYNGVDHNKFNLGIKSEIPIVFWIGRMMKYKNPFDIIEIKRRIKNKNVKFIVAGGGELSTEFSKIAKEEGIQYLGKIDEKTKIELYRKSWVILSTSFIEGWGMTIVEANSCGTPAIAYSTGSLPEIIKQGINGFVVPYKDVNMMARYIDYITEDENIMKELSRKSYEESLKYDWNKTAEEYRKYIENIYYK, encoded by the coding sequence GTGGATATTATTTTTATAAATCATAGGGACCCATTTCACCCTAATGCTGGTGGTGCAGAAAACGTAATTTATGAGATTGGAAAGAGGTTGAAAGAAGTTACTTGGCTATCAGAAAAAGTAAAAGGGAGACCGGATTCTGAGTATATAGATGGAATAAAAATAGTTAGAAAAGGAAATAAGTTCACTTTACATTTTTACTCACTTATTGAAGCTAAAAGACATGAAATAGTGATAGATAGTGTGGCACATGCTGTACCTTTCTTCTCTTACCTAGTTAATGATAAGGCAATAGCACTAGTTCACCACGTTCATCAAGATGTAGTAAAATTTGAACTAAATCCTATTTTAGCAGAAGTAGTAAGACTTGCAGAAAGAAGAATAAGGAATTATAAATATATTATCTCAGTATCTAACACTACAAAGCAGGATTTAATAAAAAAATTGAGAGTTGACGAAAATAAAATAACTGTAATTTACAATGGAGTTGACCATAACAAGTTTAACCTTGGAATAAAGAGTGAAATTCCTATAGTTTTTTGGATAGGAAGGATGATGAAATACAAGAATCCTTTTGACATAATAGAGATAAAGAGAAGAATAAAAAATAAGAATGTAAAATTCATAGTTGCAGGAGGAGGAGAGCTTTCTACCGAATTTAGTAAAATAGCAAAAGAAGAAGGAATACAATACTTAGGAAAAATTGATGAAAAGACAAAGATCGAGTTATATAGAAAATCTTGGGTAATATTGTCTACATCTTTTATAGAAGGCTGGGGAATGACAATAGTTGAAGCTAATTCTTGTGGTACTCCCGCAATAGCTTATTCTACTGGATCTTTGCCAGAGATAATAAAACAAGGAATTAACGGCTTTGTTGTTCCTTACAAAGACGTTAACATGATGGCAAGATACATTGATTATATAACAGAAGATGAAAATATTATGAAGGAACTGTCTAGAAAAAGTTATGAAGAATCGTTAAAATATGATTGGAATAAGACCGCAGAAGAATACAGAAAATATATAGAAAACATTTACTATAAGTAA
- a CDS encoding maleate cis-trans isomerase yields the protein MISLILSEENPTLPNDIKLVFNDVKVFYMKYYPGHGIRKDEQERMYKELSLIKNEVEKGDVIVYARSYGVFYRDGMNRLKKFFSKPVVVSTEAIIDRLRELGAKKVYVVTPYNQRRHDYEIKWIQGFGFQVVGSIALGRTGGPAIASTPHELVINAVKVAQESSADAIYVACTILSTLPILDKLSGKLPVVTAASATVDKVKEIINLRNNV from the coding sequence ATGATATCTTTAATACTTTCTGAGGAAAACCCTACCTTGCCTAACGATATTAAACTGGTGTTTAACGATGTTAAGGTATTTTACATGAAGTATTACCCAGGTCACGGGATTAGAAAAGACGAACAAGAAAGAATGTATAAGGAATTATCCTTAATAAAGAACGAAGTCGAGAAAGGCGATGTGATAGTTTATGCAAGGTCTTACGGAGTATTTTATAGGGATGGCATGAATAGACTAAAGAAATTCTTTTCAAAGCCAGTAGTTGTCTCAACTGAGGCTATAATAGATAGGTTAAGAGAATTGGGAGCAAAGAAAGTTTATGTAGTAACTCCTTATAATCAGAGAAGGCATGATTATGAAATAAAATGGATTCAAGGCTTTGGATTTCAAGTGGTTGGCTCAATCGCCTTAGGTAGAACTGGAGGACCTGCAATAGCTTCAACTCCTCACGAACTAGTTATAAATGCAGTTAAAGTTGCTCAAGAATCTTCCGCAGATGCTATTTATGTGGCCTGTACGATTCTTTCAACTCTCCCCATTCTTGACAAACTTTCCGGTAAGCTTCCCGTTGTTACTGCTGCCTCTGCTACTGTCGACAAGGTTAAAGAGATTATTAACCTCAGAAATAATGTTTAA
- the sul7d gene encoding Sul7d family chromatin protein, giving the protein MTTVKFKYKGEEKEVDISKIKKVWRVGKMISFTYDDNGKTGRGAVSEKDAPKELLEKLEKK; this is encoded by the coding sequence ATGACTACTGTAAAGTTCAAGTATAAGGGAGAGGAGAAGGAAGTAGATATTTCGAAGATAAAGAAGGTTTGGAGAGTTGGCAAAATGATATCGTTCACCTACGACGACAACGGTAAGACTGGTAGAGGAGCAGTTAGCGAAAAGGACGCGCCAAAAGAACTACTAGAGAAATTAGAGAAGAAATAA
- a CDS encoding DUF1641 domain-containing protein, producing MIRTAAVEKLTSKIDEQKAEELSKFLDYLPTINDSLEKIKELKESGALDAIINFSYAIKSLKDALNDDSIQNLGNMLSTFMLLLSTTGEHANDVNQIISQASTINYTITKLKELKESGAFDVLVNFAYALKSLRDALTDDAITNIGTTLSLLLDFLPRAQEFLNYALNPSILKIMKALSSDEATKLLTNPPKVTLGGIVKQMTDDDVQKGIGVLFAIAKIIGKSYSQK from the coding sequence GTGATAAGGACGGCTGCAGTTGAAAAACTAACTTCTAAAATAGATGAACAGAAAGCAGAGGAACTTTCTAAGTTTTTAGATTATTTACCCACAATTAACGATTCCTTGGAAAAAATCAAGGAATTAAAGGAGAGCGGAGCTTTAGACGCAATAATAAACTTTTCTTATGCAATAAAATCGCTAAAAGATGCATTAAATGACGATTCTATCCAGAATTTGGGTAATATGTTATCTACATTTATGTTACTCTTATCCACTACCGGTGAACACGCCAATGATGTTAACCAAATCATTAGCCAGGCGAGTACTATTAACTATACAATAACAAAGCTAAAAGAGCTAAAGGAAAGTGGGGCATTTGACGTATTGGTTAATTTTGCCTATGCACTAAAGAGCTTAAGAGATGCGCTAACTGATGATGCAATAACAAATATAGGCACTACATTATCTTTACTTTTAGATTTCTTGCCTAGAGCCCAAGAGTTCTTAAATTATGCATTAAATCCGTCAATATTAAAAATAATGAAGGCATTAAGCAGTGATGAGGCAACTAAATTGCTTACTAATCCTCCTAAGGTTACTTTAGGAGGGATAGTGAAACAAATGACAGACGATGACGTACAAAAAGGAATAGGTGTATTATTCGCAATAGCTAAAATTATAGGTAAGAGTTATTCTCAAAAATAG
- a CDS encoding NAD(P)/FAD-dependent oxidoreductase, protein MKRIIIAGGGIAGTIVANRLARQLSTELEKGEVEIIVINASDRHIYQPGQLLIPFGVTDTGEIIRNEKELLDPKIKLVIKEISKIDVQNHSVITADGTAYNYDNLVIATGSHLQWNEVPGYRAVYSPWDLESAQKLREVLQSFTGGTVVINVAKLPHKCPVAPMEMTLMLDDYLRRRGLREKTEIIYTYPVPGVFGIKTTNDVMIKIFEERGIKVVSPFNVTRVNPEEKTIESQEGEKLKFDLALGVPPHKGAKVIEDSGIGDRRNWVPTDKFTLKMKDHSDVYIIGDTTDLPISKAGSTADFESYVVAGNIVNDIRGNNSTKLFDGSVFCYIATGLDSGTYIRFNYNYPPIPPPPSYVHWWGKLLYNKLYWTVTAKAIV, encoded by the coding sequence ATGAAAAGGATAATAATTGCAGGCGGAGGAATAGCTGGAACTATTGTTGCAAATAGGTTAGCAAGGCAATTATCAACGGAGCTTGAGAAAGGAGAAGTAGAAATCATAGTAATAAATGCCTCAGATAGACATATTTATCAACCCGGCCAACTTCTAATTCCTTTCGGAGTTACAGATACTGGGGAAATAATTAGGAATGAAAAAGAATTACTTGATCCAAAGATAAAGTTAGTAATAAAGGAAATTAGTAAAATAGACGTTCAAAATCATTCGGTAATAACTGCAGATGGAACTGCATATAATTATGACAATCTAGTAATAGCCACTGGATCGCATTTACAGTGGAATGAAGTACCAGGCTATAGAGCAGTTTACTCACCGTGGGATTTAGAAAGTGCACAAAAATTGAGGGAAGTCTTACAGTCCTTTACTGGAGGAACTGTAGTGATCAACGTAGCTAAATTACCTCACAAATGCCCAGTTGCACCTATGGAAATGACTTTAATGCTCGACGACTACCTAAGGAGAAGAGGATTAAGAGAAAAGACTGAAATAATATATACTTACCCTGTCCCAGGAGTTTTTGGAATTAAAACTACAAATGATGTAATGATAAAAATATTTGAAGAAAGAGGAATAAAAGTAGTATCTCCCTTCAACGTAACCAGAGTTAACCCAGAAGAGAAAACTATAGAATCCCAAGAAGGTGAAAAGTTAAAGTTCGATCTAGCCTTAGGAGTTCCACCTCATAAAGGTGCTAAAGTAATAGAAGACTCTGGCATTGGCGATAGAAGAAACTGGGTTCCTACTGATAAATTCACTCTTAAGATGAAGGATCATTCAGACGTTTACATAATAGGCGATACAACCGATTTGCCAATTTCAAAAGCAGGCTCAACCGCAGATTTCGAGTCTTACGTTGTGGCAGGAAACATAGTTAATGACATAAGAGGAAATAATTCTACAAAACTGTTTGACGGTTCGGTATTTTGCTACATTGCTACTGGATTGGACTCAGGGACTTACATAAGGTTTAATTATAACTATCCTCCAATTCCGCCGCCTCCCTCATATGTTCATTGGTGGGGTAAGTTACTTTACAATAAACTATACTGGACAGTAACTGCAAAAGCAATAGTATGA
- a CDS encoding sulfurtransferase TusA family protein, whose translation MVKIYKKVDLTGTSCAGPIGELMGLMDEINQGEAVEALLKDEETKNMVVNWAKTVGLKIFEERKERNNFVVVVGK comes from the coding sequence ATGGTTAAGATTTATAAAAAGGTAGACCTAACTGGAACATCTTGCGCAGGACCAATAGGAGAATTAATGGGATTAATGGACGAAATAAACCAAGGTGAGGCAGTAGAGGCCTTACTCAAAGACGAGGAGACAAAAAACATGGTTGTAAACTGGGCAAAAACTGTAGGACTGAAAATATTTGAAGAGAGAAAAGAGAGAAATAATTTCGTAGTGGTGGTTGGAAAATGA
- a CDS encoding ATP-binding protein: MDLGFPLNSSELVRKCIAILGIRGSGKSNTAKILGKELIKDGFPLVVIDPDGEYDFQEALRIEDFNLDPEVAVKDVLERKRSLIIDMNEWNDEAFNFLFKFLDSLWNLSKIYRTNVFLVIEEAHEFIPQGERTKISEEITRLALRGRKRGIGMIMISQRSARVNKDVLTQSEVYFLHKVVHPADLKVYREILPLKAKEVADVVKSLDVGEALFYMNGRVEKVKIRKYDESTTNSQFAENLA, translated from the coding sequence ATGGATTTAGGATTTCCTCTAAATTCTTCAGAATTAGTAAGAAAATGTATAGCAATACTTGGCATAAGAGGTTCTGGAAAATCTAATACTGCAAAAATTTTAGGTAAAGAGCTCATTAAAGATGGGTTTCCTTTAGTTGTCATTGATCCTGATGGGGAGTATGATTTTCAAGAGGCATTAAGAATAGAAGACTTTAACCTAGATCCTGAGGTTGCGGTAAAGGATGTGCTAGAAAGGAAGAGGTCATTAATAATTGATATGAATGAATGGAACGATGAGGCTTTTAATTTTCTTTTCAAGTTTCTTGACTCGTTATGGAATTTATCCAAAATTTATAGAACTAATGTTTTCCTAGTAATAGAAGAGGCACACGAGTTTATACCCCAAGGTGAAAGGACTAAAATAAGCGAAGAAATTACCAGATTAGCGTTAAGGGGGAGAAAGAGAGGAATTGGAATGATAATGATTAGTCAAAGGTCTGCTAGGGTAAATAAAGATGTTTTAACACAGAGCGAAGTTTATTTCCTTCATAAGGTAGTACATCCAGCTGACCTTAAAGTGTATAGAGAAATTTTACCTTTGAAAGCAAAAGAAGTTGCAGACGTAGTTAAATCTTTAGATGTGGGGGAGGCTTTATTTTATATGAACGGAAGGGTTGAAAAGGTTAAAATAAGGAAGTATGATGAAAGTACAACAAATAGTCAGTTTGCCGAGAATTTAGCATAA
- a CDS encoding putative metallopeptidase, which produces MLKLEKAEDVKELALRINKEANMGIDLNKVVFLRSRNSKTTAIARTLTLPPQWRYVLGEDILYIVEVVSEKFDNLECNDKIFVITHELMHIPRTMKGLRNHNYKGFKQIRRISKELAKELC; this is translated from the coding sequence GTGCTTAAACTAGAGAAAGCTGAAGACGTAAAAGAATTAGCCTTAAGGATTAATAAAGAGGCTAATATGGGAATAGATTTAAACAAAGTAGTTTTCTTAAGGAGTAGAAATTCTAAAACTACTGCAATAGCTAGGACATTAACTTTGCCTCCTCAATGGAGATATGTACTTGGAGAAGACATCTTATATATTGTAGAGGTGGTTTCAGAAAAATTCGACAATCTTGAATGTAACGATAAGATATTCGTAATAACACATGAACTTATGCACATTCCAAGAACAATGAAAGGTTTAAGAAATCATAATTATAAAGGATTTAAACAAATAAGGAGAATAAGCAAAGAATTAGCGAAAGAATTATGCTAA